One window of Gilliamella sp. B3022 genomic DNA carries:
- a CDS encoding Cof-type HAD-IIB family hydrolase: MFRVVASDLDGTLLTPEHSLSPYTKQVLQALRKKNIHFVFATGRHHIDVAQMRENMEIDAFMITSNGARVHDSSGNLIFSQSLEPTLACEVAKECINDPLVYTHVYRGDNWLINKEDAYSLSFYRDTDFTYEYFNPSDFETDDIAKIYFTTSSDSLHPHLAELKNRLVKKYGSKISITFSSLNCLEIMAENVSKGSALKKVVEKLGFALKDSIAFGDGMNDFEMLKMAGKGCIMQNASLDLRQKLPQLEVIGSNVDDAVPHYLSNLLL; this comes from the coding sequence ATGTTTCGTGTTGTAGCTTCCGATTTAGATGGCACTTTATTAACTCCTGAGCATAGCTTATCACCTTATACTAAACAAGTTCTTCAAGCTTTGCGAAAAAAAAATATCCATTTTGTTTTTGCCACAGGGCGACATCATATTGATGTAGCACAAATGCGAGAAAATATGGAAATTGATGCTTTTATGATTACTTCTAATGGTGCTAGAGTGCATGATAGCTCAGGCAATTTAATTTTTAGCCAAAGTCTTGAGCCAACTTTAGCATGTGAAGTCGCAAAAGAATGCATTAATGATCCATTAGTTTATACTCATGTTTACCGTGGTGATAATTGGCTGATTAATAAAGAAGATGCATACTCTTTAAGTTTTTATAGAGATACAGATTTCACTTATGAATATTTTAATCCTTCTGATTTTGAAACCGATGATATTGCTAAAATTTACTTTACAACCAGTAGTGATTCATTACATCCACATTTAGCTGAACTAAAAAATAGGCTTGTTAAAAAGTATGGTAGTAAAATCAGCATTACTTTTTCGTCTTTAAATTGTCTTGAAATTATGGCTGAAAATGTATCAAAAGGCAGTGCTCTAAAAAAGGTAGTTGAAAAACTTGGTTTCGCTCTAAAAGATAGTATTGCTTTTGGTGATGGCATGAATGATTTTGAAATGTTAAAAATGGCAGGAAAAGGTTGTATTATGCAAAATGCTAGTTTAGATTTACGCCAAAAACTACCACAATTAGAGGTAATTGGTTCAAATGTTGATGATGCCGTACCCCATTATTTAAGTAATTTATTACTATAA
- a CDS encoding tetratricopeptide repeat protein, with the protein MKKLVLLGLIMINLLTACSSNSNYNEVETYNNKEVLYKKAVILQDAAAQFALGANYYFGQNGYTKDYDQAKKWFEASAKQGYTSSQYNLGLMYNKGEGVKRDYKKAIMYYEQAAQANFIRAQNNLGLIYYEGKAVPQDLDKAKLWFEKAANQGHLKSQAALASIYLLNDKNYPKGLELLKKGLKANNPQAQLLMGVLYDNGTAVSKDKNKAKKYYSLACKNGLQKACELSKNIH; encoded by the coding sequence ATGAAAAAGTTAGTGTTATTGGGATTGATTATGATCAATTTGTTGACTGCTTGTAGTTCTAATTCTAATTATAATGAAGTTGAAACTTATAACAATAAAGAAGTGTTATACAAAAAAGCAGTTATATTACAGGATGCTGCAGCACAATTTGCATTAGGTGCGAATTACTATTTTGGACAAAATGGTTATACGAAAGATTATGACCAAGCTAAAAAATGGTTTGAAGCATCAGCCAAACAGGGATATACATCATCTCAATATAATTTAGGTCTTATGTATAATAAGGGAGAAGGAGTAAAACGTGATTATAAAAAAGCAATAATGTACTATGAACAAGCCGCACAGGCTAACTTTATAAGAGCGCAAAATAATTTAGGCTTAATATATTATGAAGGTAAAGCTGTTCCACAAGATTTAGATAAAGCGAAACTGTGGTTTGAAAAAGCAGCCAATCAAGGACATCTAAAATCTCAAGCTGCATTAGCGAGCATATATTTATTAAATGATAAAAACTATCCTAAAGGATTGGAATTACTTAAAAAAGGACTAAAAGCCAATAACCCTCAAGCACAATTATTAATGGGTGTGTTGTATGATAATGGAACAGCAGTATCAAAAGATAAAAATAAAGCAAAAAAATATTATAGTTTAGCTTGCAAAAACGGGTTACAAAAAGCGTGTGAACTTTCCAAAAATATTCATTGA
- a CDS encoding glycoside hydrolase family 3 protein, translated as MKCKTLKLALLISSVLVFNPLWAIQQVKIESQELKTITVENFQFKDMDKDGKLTPYEDWRLTPEQRAKDLLARMTLEEKAGMMMHGNARSLEDELGHGDKYNLEELKNLILNDKVNSLITRLEVSPEDFALQNNQLQKIAESSRLSIPLTISVDPRNTFYYGNEKTTKNGFSQWPGTLGMAAIGSEKDINKYGDIIRQEYRSLGITQALSPMADLGTEPRWARFEGTFGENPELSKKMVRGYISGMQNGKEGLNSQSVSAVVKHWVGYGAAEEGFDSHSFYGKYALFTEKDSLKKHIIPFTGAFEVNVAAIMPTYSILKNAQINNHRIDPVGAGFNKYLLKDLLRDTYKFKGVIMSDWNITKDCNDVCINGTPQGVAPKAEGMPWGVENLTVEERFIKAILAGVQQFGGVSNSSTIVSAVKNNKLDEKLIDSAVLAILTQKFALGQFETPFIDPNEASKFVGNQNFQQIANKAQFNSMVLLENKQQTLPLDTNKKVYLHGFVTETKNQLKNQVTIVDDIDDANVVVARIDAPFEQNHKNYFFGLRHHEGSLAFSANDKNIEFIAKASKKHPVIVTIYLDRPAVLTPIKQYASAVVANFGVNDEVLFERLLADKPYIAKMPFALPDSMESVIKQSSDLPNDMKFLYPLGYGLTR; from the coding sequence ATGAAATGTAAAACATTGAAGCTAGCATTGTTAATTAGCTCTGTACTAGTATTCAATCCATTATGGGCAATTCAGCAGGTTAAAATTGAAAGTCAAGAATTAAAAACTATCACTGTTGAAAATTTTCAATTTAAAGATATGGATAAAGATGGCAAGCTCACTCCTTATGAAGATTGGCGTTTGACACCAGAACAGCGCGCAAAGGATTTACTAGCTAGAATGACGCTTGAAGAAAAGGCTGGTATGATGATGCATGGTAATGCTCGAAGTTTAGAAGATGAACTTGGTCATGGTGATAAATATAATTTAGAAGAACTCAAGAACCTGATACTGAATGATAAAGTAAATAGTTTAATCACTCGATTAGAAGTTAGTCCAGAAGATTTTGCTCTGCAAAATAATCAGTTGCAAAAAATTGCAGAATCATCACGTTTATCTATACCTTTGACTATCAGTGTTGATCCACGAAATACTTTTTATTATGGTAATGAAAAAACTACTAAAAATGGTTTTAGCCAATGGCCAGGAACATTAGGAATGGCTGCAATTGGTAGTGAAAAAGACATTAATAAATATGGGGATATTATTCGTCAAGAATATCGATCTTTAGGGATAACTCAAGCATTATCCCCAATGGCCGATTTAGGTACTGAACCACGTTGGGCACGTTTTGAAGGCACTTTTGGTGAAAATCCTGAATTGAGTAAAAAAATGGTACGTGGTTATATCTCCGGTATGCAAAATGGAAAAGAGGGATTAAATTCACAAAGCGTTTCTGCCGTTGTTAAACATTGGGTTGGTTATGGTGCGGCTGAAGAAGGGTTTGATAGTCATAGCTTTTATGGAAAATATGCACTATTTACGGAAAAGGATAGTTTAAAAAAACATATTATCCCATTCACTGGAGCATTCGAGGTGAATGTCGCAGCCATAATGCCAACATACTCCATATTGAAAAATGCGCAAATAAATAATCATAGAATCGATCCTGTTGGTGCAGGTTTTAATAAATATTTATTAAAAGATTTACTGCGTGATACCTATAAATTTAAAGGTGTCATCATGAGTGATTGGAATATTACTAAAGACTGTAATGACGTTTGTATTAATGGTACGCCTCAAGGAGTTGCACCTAAAGCTGAAGGGATGCCCTGGGGAGTTGAGAATTTAACAGTGGAAGAGCGTTTTATTAAAGCGATCCTAGCTGGTGTTCAACAATTTGGAGGGGTAAGCAATAGTTCAACTATTGTCTCTGCAGTTAAAAATAATAAATTGGATGAGAAGCTGATAGACAGTGCAGTATTGGCAATTTTAACGCAAAAATTTGCTTTAGGCCAATTTGAAACACCTTTTATTGATCCTAATGAAGCAAGCAAATTTGTTGGTAATCAAAATTTTCAACAAATTGCGAATAAAGCACAATTCAACTCAATGGTGTTACTTGAAAATAAACAACAAACCTTACCACTAGATACTAATAAGAAAGTTTACTTGCATGGTTTTGTAACAGAAACAAAAAATCAATTAAAAAATCAAGTAACTATTGTTGATGATATTGATGATGCGAATGTAGTGGTTGCACGTATTGATGCTCCCTTTGAACAGAATCATAAAAATTACTTTTTTGGTTTAAGACATCATGAAGGTTCACTTGCATTTTCTGCAAATGATAAAAATATTGAATTTATCGCCAAGGCAAGTAAAAAACATCCGGTTATTGTAACAATTTATTTAGATCGACCTGCTGTTCTCACCCCTATAAAACAATACGCTAGTGCAGTTGTGGCTAATTTTGGTGTAAATGATGAAGTATTGTTTGAACGTTTATTGGCGGATAAACCATATATCGCTAAAATGCCATTTGCTTTACCAGATTCAATGGAAAGTGTAATTAAACAATCTTCTGATTTACCAAATGACATGAAATTTTTGTATCCATTAGGATATGGATTGACCCGTTAA
- a CDS encoding PilN domain-containing protein, with protein sequence MDEIIFMVSQSMKILDKCQVVIHVESNIIRYKINQSNGRLAFSRYGNLIEYHYQNFNDIDILVSQLQAKLPKYTKYEINLSDTYIQLTKLTRPDVKLQINEIALYIEASIYKLFGVSAKHVFYDFIFLADKQNQNQIMVAICERDYVNSWIRLFKENECVINFIGYTIDNKKFNFLPWRQSQYKKQKLYLSIVIVCLIGVMSCLFCYMWRQAHTKLTRYKTNVTHLQLIEQKLNEQLLNYLPNPSISQRQIHQSLILISLQLPSNIWLTSFNYELDNITIRGHSFNYIELTNFNLNLLQHKNVSKSQIKMIANNKSSLSFEMDIDLNE encoded by the coding sequence ATGGATGAAATTATTTTTATGGTCAGTCAATCAATGAAAATATTAGATAAATGTCAGGTCGTAATTCATGTCGAATCCAATATTATAAGATATAAGATAAATCAATCTAATGGGCGATTAGCGTTTTCCCGTTACGGCAATTTAATTGAATATCATTATCAAAATTTCAATGATATTGATATTTTAGTTAGTCAACTACAAGCAAAATTACCTAAATATACAAAATATGAAATAAACCTTTCTGATACCTATATTCAATTAACCAAGTTAACAAGACCTGATGTTAAATTGCAAATTAACGAAATTGCTTTGTATATTGAGGCTTCGATCTATAAATTATTTGGAGTGTCAGCTAAACATGTCTTTTATGATTTTATTTTTTTGGCTGATAAACAGAACCAGAACCAAATTATGGTTGCAATTTGTGAGCGAGATTATGTTAATAGCTGGATTAGATTATTTAAGGAAAATGAATGTGTAATAAATTTTATTGGTTACACAATTGATAATAAAAAATTCAATTTTTTACCATGGAGACAAAGCCAATATAAAAAGCAAAAATTGTATTTATCAATTGTAATTGTATGTTTGATTGGCGTCATGAGTTGTTTATTTTGTTATATGTGGCGGCAAGCCCATACAAAATTAACCCGCTATAAAACCAATGTTACACATTTACAACTTATTGAGCAAAAGTTAAATGAGCAATTATTGAATTATTTGCCTAATCCCTCAATAAGTCAAAGACAAATCCATCAATCATTAATCTTAATTTCATTACAATTACCTTCAAATATTTGGTTAACTTCGTTCAATTATGAACTCGATAACATAACAATAAGAGGGCATAGTTTTAACTATATTGAACTCACTAATTTTAACTTAAATCTTTTACAACATAAAAACGTCAGTAAAAGCCAAATTAAAATGATTGCTAATAATAAAAGCAGTTTGTCTTTTGAAATGGATATTGACCTAAATGAATAG
- the tusA gene encoding sulfurtransferase TusA encodes MTLTFDKKLDTLGLRCPEPIMLVRKAIRELAIGQVLYVIADDFSTTRDIPSFCRYMDHELLALQLESKPYQYWIKKSH; translated from the coding sequence ATGACTCTAACTTTTGATAAAAAACTTGATACTCTGGGATTACGTTGCCCAGAGCCTATCATGCTGGTTCGAAAAGCTATTAGAGAGCTGGCTATAGGACAAGTACTCTATGTGATTGCTGATGATTTTTCCACTACTCGTGATATACCGAGTTTTTGCAGATATATGGATCATGAACTACTTGCATTACAACTAGAATCTAAACCTTATCAATATTGGATAAAAAAATCCCATTGA
- a CDS encoding protein YgfX — MLITHKKLLQLCVLSPIFSLILSNFYSHHLLIVFYLNRVFIMWRTKLTLSLQQIIIVSIIYLILVIECLLKFSDTLLNNYTFIILLFLINEWWRSIGCCKKIKGEFAVFHHINQIYWFKQRWYIRHNPIILRYIIILNLQSRRTNKRHTLFLMSDNFSPSDWRTLRYYLYQIRLTC; from the coding sequence ATGTTAATCACTCATAAAAAATTACTGCAATTATGCGTATTATCTCCCATATTTAGCTTAATTTTAAGCAATTTTTACTCCCATCATTTATTAATTGTGTTTTATTTGAACCGAGTTTTTATCATGTGGAGAACTAAATTAACCCTATCCTTACAACAAATCATTATAGTATCAATAATTTATTTAATTCTAGTTATTGAATGCCTATTAAAATTTTCTGATACATTATTAAATAACTACACTTTTATTATCCTATTGTTTTTAATAAATGAATGGTGGCGAAGCATTGGTTGTTGCAAAAAAATCAAAGGAGAATTTGCAGTATTTCATCATATCAATCAGATCTATTGGTTTAAACAACGGTGGTATATAAGACATAATCCCATAATACTCCGTTACATTATTATTTTGAATTTGCAATCACGCAGAACCAATAAACGTCATACACTATTTTTAATGTCAGATAATTTTTCCCCTAGTGACTGGCGTACTTTACGTTATTATCTTTATCAAATTAGGTTGACCTGTTAA
- a CDS encoding secretin N-terminal domain-containing protein, whose product MNLKDIQTKKRQLFQQCQHLLLNVTTSFFISLIIMICTVSANENQLHFNLSSNPEFYNNELISLNFYQTDIAIILQSLADCKQMNLIMGENLSIKQTIKLQNIDWQKALSIILDSANLQATMDDNILFISKAVDPEILEQKRQSELKQQEQKQPLESLSIVIKHADLTTLNETILQNGLLSERGKVIMDKRTNSLIIMDLPKQFKAINNLIKSIDKPMPQVHISAHIVTMSNEGLNELGIKWGYLGRSSQLLGKFDVGLGITNSTSTIGFNLAKISGSLLNLELSALESENQVEIIASPNLLTSNQNMASIKQGTEIPYEVSNGSNGATSIEFKQAVLGLEVTPKILSENQMLLDLFITQNTAGRAIKRSEGGEALAIDTQEIKTQVIVNNGETLVLGGIFQQTSDNIKRNVPSVSELPIIGHLFKYKGKKQQKKELVIFITPQLVE is encoded by the coding sequence ATGAATCTTAAAGATATACAGACAAAAAAACGACAATTGTTCCAGCAATGTCAACATCTATTATTGAATGTAACAACAAGCTTTTTCATCTCTCTGATTATCATGATATGTACGGTTAGTGCTAACGAAAATCAATTACATTTTAATTTATCTTCTAATCCTGAGTTTTACAATAATGAATTGATTTCATTGAATTTTTATCAAACAGATATTGCTATTATTTTGCAATCTTTAGCTGATTGTAAACAAATGAATCTTATTATGGGTGAAAATTTATCAATAAAACAGACGATTAAACTGCAAAACATAGATTGGCAAAAAGCATTAAGTATTATTTTAGATTCGGCCAATTTACAAGCTACAATGGATGATAATATTTTATTTATTTCCAAAGCTGTCGATCCCGAAATTTTAGAACAAAAACGGCAATCAGAATTAAAGCAACAAGAGCAAAAACAACCATTGGAATCTTTGTCTATCGTAATTAAACATGCTGATCTTACAACTTTAAATGAAACCATATTACAGAATGGGTTATTATCTGAACGGGGCAAAGTTATCATGGATAAACGAACCAATTCACTAATTATTATGGATTTGCCAAAGCAGTTTAAAGCAATTAACAACTTGATTAAGTCCATTGATAAACCAATGCCACAAGTACATATATCCGCTCATATTGTAACAATGAGTAATGAAGGTTTGAACGAATTGGGTATTAAATGGGGCTATTTAGGACGATCATCGCAATTATTAGGTAAGTTTGATGTAGGGTTAGGTATTACTAACTCCACATCAACCATAGGTTTTAATTTAGCTAAAATTTCGGGTAGTTTGCTTAATTTAGAACTATCAGCATTAGAGTCTGAAAATCAAGTTGAAATTATCGCCAGTCCTAATTTATTAACATCTAACCAGAATATGGCGTCAATAAAGCAAGGCACGGAAATTCCTTACGAAGTCTCAAATGGTAGTAATGGAGCAACATCGATTGAGTTTAAGCAAGCGGTTTTAGGATTAGAGGTGACGCCTAAAATACTATCTGAAAATCAAATGCTTTTAGATTTATTTATTACTCAAAACACCGCAGGTCGCGCAATTAAACGTAGCGAAGGAGGAGAAGCATTGGCTATTGACACCCAAGAAATTAAAACCCAAGTGATAGTCAATAATGGCGAGACTCTTGTTTTGGGTGGTATTTTTCAACAAACTAGCGATAATATTAAACGAAATGTTCCAAGCGTGAGCGAGCTTCCGATTATAGGTCACTTGTTCAAATATAAAGGTAAAAAACAGCAGAAAAAAGAACTTGTTATTTTTATCACACCACAATTAGTTGAGTAA